A window of Acinonyx jubatus isolate Ajub_Pintada_27869175 chromosome B2, VMU_Ajub_asm_v1.0, whole genome shotgun sequence genomic DNA:
CAGTGATGAGCATTAGATGCGGTATGGAAgagttgaatcactacattgtacacctgaaactaatataacactgtataactggaattaaataaactaacgagaatttaaataaaaacttaaaaaattacttcctGAAACTCCTCCTGAAGTTCTTTGAACACAGAGGTGCTGTGCCCTGTTTTGCAAGCCCCTAAGTGCTTCCTTAtcggggagggggtggagggaatgTGTCCGACGGCAGGTAAGGGAGGGGCTGAAGAACCAGCAAGTTCATTAGGGCAATGGttctatttattactattttaagcaGTGGcgtctcctttatttttccaaacGAAAATTTATAGACAACCCTGATACAGAAAAGCAGAGCTAGATTATTGGCATTTCCGTTCCTCTGCTACGCCCCAAAAGTTGGCCCTCCTAAATTTTGAAACTACTGCGAAGTAGCAAGCGTTTTCCTTTAAAGTGTGAACACCCATGCGGCAACTATGTTAAGCCAGCATCTGATCTCTTCATGGTTTAATGCCCCCTAGTTTCATTCATTTCAGTcagatttctgtttttccttaccTGGCTGAAATACATGCAccagaaatgttaattttaatgaaatagaggaagaataaaattagttttgaagCGTGCCTCAGGAGGGCTTTGGGCCTGGTTTCGGTTAGAAGAGACAAAAGCTAGGGAACTGTGACCATGAGGACTGGCTTACTGCCACCTCACTAGGCACTTGGGATACTTattgcctgtgtgaccttggacaagttacttgacCTCACTATTGCCTCCTTAATAACATGGCCATAATAATAGTACATATCTTTTAGCCTTCTGACCATCAAACGAACTGATACTTTTTAAGCCTCAGGACACTGTCTGACACACAGTAAACATTTTGTAAGTACGCAAAGTAACCATTCTTGACTCAGGATTCATAGTTGTGAAAGGTGGCTCTGCCTTAAATGGGACACACATTAAATCCATTACACAAAAGTTACCATTTTCCTGACATCAGCACTTTGTTTACTCAGAAATAATGTGATAAAAGTTGGTCTGTTTCTTTACAAACACAATGTCAACAAAACCAATAACCTTTGACATCAAAGATTATtactacaggggcgcctgtgttgcccagtcagttaagcgtccgactcttgatttcagctcaggtcatgatctcacagtttgtgggtttgagctccacatcagtctctgcattgacagcctgcttgagattctttctctccctttctctgcccctctatttcatgctctttctctctctctcaaaataaataaataaaccttcaattttttttaaagattattactATAAAGAATATATTGATGGATGAgaaattttgaagggaaaaagtATAACAATTTTTTCATCTGCATTATAAAAGCAgaagtttcggggcgcctgggtggcacagtcggttaagcgtccaacttcagccaggtcacgatctcgcggtccatgagttcgagccccgcgtcaggctctgggctgatggctcagagcctggagcctgtttcagattctgtgtctccctctctctctgcccctaccccgttcatgctctgtctctctctgtccccccaaaaaaaaataaataaataaacgttgaaaaaaaaaaaataaaagcagaagtttGTCACCAAGAAGTATCCTAGCGCAAAGAATTATCAAGCGTGTGTACTTGCCAATATGAAGCAAAAATGCACTTTGAGTGTTCTGGAAATAGAAAAGGATTTGATAGAAAAGAAACGTCAAAATACTATGCAGGTGATCAAGAAATTTACCCAAGATTTAGAAATACTGTGTAAACCTGCATTTTCTGATTACTCTGATTCTCGTCCCTGTAATTTTATAATAGAAATGTGGCAGAGTTTCATGGCTGAAAGAGGCCATAAAAGGCATTCAGTCCAACTATTAATCTGGCTCTTGAAGCTATGCTTGCCAAGTAGAATTCAGTCTATCCTTCAAGCCTACCTCTAACTGGAATTAGCTACTCCTTGAGGCAAAGAAACCTTTCTTCAGATACCTCTGAATGATAGAGTTATTTACATTAGTGTGTTTCACTCTGCCCTCATAGGGCCTGACAGAGTAAGTCTAACCCTTTCTCACTGATCCCTTGAAAGATGTGAAGAGGgaagcacctgcctggctcagggtgcagcacgtgactcttgatcgcggggttgtgagttcgagagCCACATcaggcatagagattactttaaaaaatgtgaagacagCTTCTTACTCCTGAGTCTTCACTTTTCCAAGCTTGACATCACCAGTTCCTTCAACCCTTGCCAgctgatttattttatatgtctTTCCCCTCCTGGTTGATAGTCTCCATTCGAGGTTTTCcaacaaactttttaaatgcaTCAGATGTCCCGACTAGTAAATTCTGCCGCCTATCATTCTAGACCCTCTACTTCTACTAATGAAGCAATGAGCACTTTCAGTGACTGCCCTGTACCCATCTTTTCCTGTGGTGTAGTAGGGTTTGGGGTTTCAAGCGTGATTCATTCTGTCCCGGTTGAAAGTGAAATTCAGTTTATTCGGCGATCCGTTTCTTTCGGATTATAATTTACTGCCATTCACCCCACTCACTCTATCAGTTTCATGCCACCTGAAAATCTGACAAATGGCTCTTCACTAATGTAAAACTCTGTCGTAGAGTCAAGGACAAAGAGATCTGCAGCCTGCTGACATTGACACTACTGATATGCTAAATCACCTTCTAAATAGTAGAAACATTTTACAGCTAGACAGGACTTACGAGTAAATGAAGCAGGCAGGTGGTTTCAAAGGTAGCACCAAGTGTTCCCAACCTACCAAAATGCATGCGCAATTCATTCTCAATACTTTGGGTTCTAATAGTATCTGAGattttccttctatttaaaaCAAGCTAACATCAAGTGGCACTAAATGCGTTGGTCTTACCTGCATGTGAATTTATCAGCAAATTCCGGGATGGCAGATTTTCACAGGGAGTAGAGTGGAGACTGCAGGAAGGCCCAGGATATCTGAGAAGTAAGAGAATTTGAAAGGAGATCGAAGACACCCTCGCAAATTCCACTTACTTCAGTTTATTCAGTGTTTTTGGACCTCAAACTCTTTTCACATCTGATTACCTAAACTttcatatgaatttaaaaataatctcaccCTGggcgcctgatggctcagtcagtgaaacacgagactcttgatcttggggttgttagttcaagccccacattgggcacagagctcactaaaaataaaaataatctcaccTTTTTCGATGATATAATACAAAATGTTATAATGGGTTACGAGTCTCAGATGAGGGataaacaaagtaataaaaaagtGAATCTGGGTTCCATAACCACAGCACTACAgactttttaagaaacaaaagtcaAATCCTAAAGAAgaggttttaaatttaaaatattttattttagggcaGCATACATAGTATTTAATATTGTATTAGGAAACTCATTTCATAGTATATATTcctggtgtttgtttgtttgtttgtttgtttgtttttagttttgttaaaaaaaattcagatgatTCAGGAAATAGGAGTTTAGGAGTGGTGGTGATGCAAAAGGGGGAAGTcatggggtggggtgtggggggttgCTAGGGCAGGTGGCAGTAGTGTCTCCTTCACCCCCATGCCTGCTGTCATCTCCTGAAGAGGGACAGATGGTCACACTCCAAAACTATGGGTGAGTCCTCTACCGTGTCTGTTCAATGTAGGAGGAAATGTCTGTCTCATCTGTCAGCTCACTAATATTGACTTCAAAGCGATCCTGCACGTCATTGAGGATCTTGGCGTCGTTTTCATCTGACACAAACGTGATGGCCAAGCCCTTGGTGCCAAACCGGCCTGCTCGGGCCACCTGATGCAGGTAGGTGTCAGAATCCTCAGGCATGTCAGAGTTAAAGGCAATGTTCACCCGTCCAATGTCCATGCCTCGGCCAAATAGGTTGGTGGCCACAAGAATTCGTCGTTGAAAATCTTTAAACCGCTGATACTGAGAAAGCCTCTCCTCCTGGGGCATCCCTCGGTGGATGGCAATGGCTGGGAAGTTCTGCTCCACTAGAAGCTGGGCCAGGGCAATGCAACGCTGCACAGACTTCACAAAGATCACCACCTGATTGAACTCAAGGACATCGAGAAGGTCAAAGAGCTTCCGGTTCTCCTCGTTGTCCTTCAGTTTCACATAGTACTGCTGCAACCCATGCAGCGTCAGCTTCGTCTCATCATCCACGAAGATCTCCATTGGGTCTTGCATGAACTTGTGGCAGACTGGACGGATTTCTTTGCTCAAGGTAGCACTGAACATCATGACCTGCTTCTCATGGGGGGTCATGCGAAAAATTTCCTGGACGTCCCGATGCATGTCGAGCTGTTCAAGCATCTTATCACATTCATCCAAGATAAAGTGTTTAATGTGTTTGAGACTGAGGCTCTTATTTCGAGCCAAGGCTAGGATGCGGCCAGGGGTCCCCACGATGATATGCAAGCAGTTTTCTTCTTCAGCACCTCTTCATCCTTCTCGATAGACCACCAAAAAACACCGCGACCTTGACATTGGGCATGTATTTAGAGAAGCGCTCGTACTCCTTACTGATCTGAAGAGCCAACTCCCGAGTGTGACACATCACCAGCACAGACACCTGTCCAGTAACTGGCTCTGGCTGTTGCAGTGTGTCCAGCACAAACACTGCTGTCTTTCCCATGCCTGACTTGGCCTGGCATAGAACGGCCATTCCCAAAATGGCCTGAGGGACGCACTCATGCTGGACTTCTGATGGATGCTCAAAGACACAGTCAACAATGGGCCAGAGCAACTCTGGCTTCAGTAGGAAGTCACGAAAGCCAGAGCTGTGGATGGAGACATAGGAGTCCTTGACATCCTTCTTGGCAGGGGCCTCAGCCCCGTCTCCCCCTGCTGCTGTCTCCACCTCATCTTCATAGTCCAAGAGCTCATTGTCCACATCGTTCTCTGCCATTCCTGGGCcggcagggggagaaggggaggagtcTCCGGAAGGGTTCACGCAGAGTAAGTGAAAAcaagggaggagagtgggggcttgaacaacagtttaaaaaaacaaacaaaaaacctagttTCTGATAGAAGAGCTGAGCAAGGCGAGCACATATGGCCTATATTCCTTAGTAAGAGTCATCATATGTAAAGATATCCAGTCTTTACCTACTTAACAAATAGGAATTATCTAATtatctaataattaaattaattaaataattattagatAATTAGATCATTATTAGATCACTTTAATTTTATAAGGAATATTTACTTaccaacaaatacattttaaagggcATATTATATTTACTTTGGAGAAAAATTTAACTGTTAGGGCACCAAAAATTGATAAATGCTCTCATAAATTGGTGTTTTGAGTTTTTGCATTTTCCACTTAAGAGCAAATCaactgctctcttttcttttgagttttgtttaCTAATGATGAGGTAAGAGGGGTTGCAAGCACCTTCCTGCAAATGACACATGTGGGAGTAGTCATGTCCAATTATCGAAAAGTCTTGGTGGCAATAATCCTTGCAACAGTTTTGTatttaagtttgatttttttttaaagaaatcaatacATGTGGATGTACtgtttaaggatttaaaaaaaattttttttaacgttttatttatttttgagacagagagagagacagagcatgaacgggggaggggcagagagagagggagacacagaatccaaagcaggctccaggctctgagccatcagcccagagcccgacatggggcccgaactcacggaccgcgagatcgtgacctgagctgaagtcggactcccaaccgactgagccacctaggcgcctctaAGAATTTGATTATTGAGTGTTTCTGTTGGATCTGGAGAGGAGCAATCTGAGACTTGGAGAATTACTGTCATGCTTATGCTCCTCATTGATAATCTTGTATTTTACCattagtatttcttttgttttgtgagtTATTAACTAACAATCCAATATGAGTATAACAATATATGAATAACAGAGTGATGTAATGCTATGTATTGACCAAAAACTTCATAGTGAGTAGCAGGTCCCACCTGAGTGATAAAACAAGTAGACAGAGTAATGAACAAATGCATTTCAACACCATTAACCAAAATCCTGTAAACTTTttaggaaatagaagcaaaagtaGATCCCGTCACTGCCCTTAACAACCTGATCTCTTCTCTTGTATTACTGGTTGGGAAACCTTTCATAATTTTTCACGTGACTGAGAGGTTCAAAGAACAGCAAAACCTTCTGAATATCTTGACACAAGTATGgccaagaaaaaaacaatgccTTTGTCGACTCTCATTCAGTAAACCTAGTGTGTCCAAAGTCAGTAAAACATCACTAACATTGTACACCACCGAGCAGAGGTAGTAAACTTACTCTGCAGGTTATGAGACTTGAACTAAGTCTCAGTTAAATTAAAAGACATCTCAAAACAGTCTAGGCATCTGGTGAGTGAAAGACGTAAATGTTCCTTAGGTCAGAGCTTCTCGAACTGTACTGTACCGTTACATCATGCAGGGGAGTTACtgaaatgcaggttctgattcagcatttgggaagggggcaggggaggttTCTGGATTTATAACAAGTTTttaggtgatgctgctgctggttCAGCCATAAGGGACTCTGAGGCCCTCTCCAGAACTGGCAGGGGAATGCTAAATAACAGCATTAACCTTATTCAATGAGATaaagtatatagaaaaaaaacacgAAGCCCCAAACACAAGCTACTTGTTATATTAGTACAATCTATCTGTTTCCTAGTTTATTTTGGTCCCTGGATTCTATATCTACCTGGTAGGCATGAAACACCATCACCTTCAGCAACAACCAAGACTCATGCTGACCCCAAATCCATCTGTCTCCTATCAAAAAACACACCACACACTGAAACATTATTTGAGTTTTATGAAGCTGTGGAAGCTGTGGTTATATAGAAACAAAAGTCAGTGAAGAAAGATAGGTACACAGAGGTGCCTGGACgtctcagttggctgagcatctgagtcttgatttccactcaggtcatgatctcacggtcctgggATCAAGTTCCGTGGTGAGCTTCGTACTCAGTGCCGAacctgtttaaaattctctctctctctttctctcagaccctccctcaagcgtgctctctctttctcaaaataaattgacataaaaaaaaagaaggtgggggggcggcacctgcgtagctcagttggttatgcatccgacctccactcaggtcatgatctcatggcccctgagatcaagccttgagtcaggctctttgttgacagctcagaacctggcacttgcttaggattctgtgtttcccttgctctctgcccctcccccactcacactctttctctttctctctcaaaaattaaaaaaaaaaaaacttagaaaaaatttaaaaaaataaaaataaaggtatacaA
This region includes:
- the LOC106973992 gene encoding LOW QUALITY PROTEIN: spliceosome RNA helicase DDX39B-like (The sequence of the model RefSeq protein was modified relative to this genomic sequence to represent the inferred CDS: inserted 1 base in 1 codon; deleted 2 bases in 1 codon), whose protein sequence is MAENDVDNELLDYEDEVETAAGGDGAEAPAKKDVKDSYVSIHSSGFRDFLLKPELLWPIVDCVFEHPSEVQHECVPQAILGMAVLCQAKSGMGKTAVFVLDTLQQPEPVTGQVSVLVMCHTRELALQISKEYERFSKYMPNVKVAVFFGGLSXKDEEVLKKNCLHIIVGTPGRILALARNKSLSLKHIKHFILDECDKMLEQLDMHRDVQEIFRMTPHEKQVMMFSATLSKEIRPVCHKFMQDPMEIFVDDETKLTLHGLQQYYVKLKDNEENRKLFDLLDVLEFNQVVIFVKSVQRCIALAQLLVEQNFPAIAIHRGMPQEERLSQYQRFKDFQRRILVATNLFGRGMDIGRVNIAFNSDMPEDSDTYLHQVARAGRFGTKGLAITFVSDENDAKILNDVQDRFEVNISELTDETDISSYIEQTR